A stretch of Lysinibacillus agricola DNA encodes these proteins:
- the mntA gene encoding type VII toxin-antitoxin system MntA family adenylyltransferase antitoxin, which produces MFNLQQNWQKVVVEKLASAVKPAFVIVFGSYAHGSAREDSDLDIAYFADKPLSGYERFLVAGEIAQFCNVDVDLVDMKTVDTVFAAQIFSSGMVIDCQDENTFIKERMKALSMYVTLNEQRAGILKAIEERGSVYGE; this is translated from the coding sequence GTGTTTAATTTGCAACAAAACTGGCAAAAGGTAGTTGTTGAAAAGTTAGCCTCAGCTGTTAAACCAGCTTTTGTTATTGTTTTTGGTTCTTATGCGCATGGCTCGGCACGTGAAGATAGTGATTTAGATATTGCGTATTTTGCAGATAAGCCTCTCTCAGGTTATGAACGTTTTTTAGTAGCGGGAGAAATTGCACAGTTTTGTAATGTTGATGTTGATTTAGTTGATATGAAAACTGTTGATACAGTGTTTGCAGCTCAAATTTTTTCAAGTGGTATGGTCATTGATTGCCAAGATGAAAACACCTTTATTAAAGAACGAATGAAGGCTCTATCAATGTATGTGACGTTAAATGAACAACGTGCGGGAATTCTGAAGGCAATTGAAGAGAGGGGTAGTGTCTATGGTGAATAA
- the hepT gene encoding type VII toxin-antitoxin system HepT family RNase toxin encodes MNNDVVLNKIATIERCVKRVNEVYGSNPENLQDITKQDSIVLNIQRACEASIDLAMHITSDLKLGLPKTSREAFKFLEEKDIIDHVLAKSLMNMVGFRNIAVHDYQAIDLDILQAIIENHLSDFKTYTEAILLI; translated from the coding sequence GTGAATAATGATGTTGTTCTAAATAAGATTGCTACCATTGAACGCTGTGTGAAGCGCGTCAACGAGGTGTATGGTAGTAATCCTGAGAATTTGCAAGACATTACGAAGCAGGATAGTATTGTTTTGAATATTCAACGAGCGTGTGAAGCTAGTATTGATTTGGCAATGCATATTACTAGTGATTTAAAGCTTGGTTTACCTAAAACGAGCCGAGAAGCATTCAAGTTTCTTGAGGAAAAAGACATTATTGACCATGTATTAGCAAAATCATTAATGAATATGGTTGGGTTCCGAAACATTGCTGTGCATGATTATCAAGCTATTGATTTAGATATACTTCAAGCAATTATTGAGAATCATTTAAGTGATTTTAAAACCTATACAGAGGCAATATTGCTTATATAA